DNA sequence from the Devosia lacusdianchii genome:
CGACATTTCAAACGGCACAAAGTGAGGACATCCGGGATCAAGCTGGATTCACCGGGATCACGGCGGAAAAGGGCAACAAAACCGGGCCCAAGCGGGATTGATAAGCCAGAACTACGACAACGGCGCCGGAGAGCGCCGCGCAAGTTCAAATGGCATAGAGACCTTCGGCGTTAGGGCCAAAGTTCGAGCTCGCCAATTGCGGCCCGCCTCTCAATCAACTGTTCAGCGGATAGCCCTTCAAAGGGGGAAATGGCTGCAAGGTACGCTGCGTCGTCCGCCCCATCGCCCCTCCCCATTCCGCTAGTGGCGTCTCCGGCGCTGTGGCCTGCCAGGCCAGGATGATCAGGGAGAACACTGCCTTCTCCGCTACGTCGGCCCCATTTGCCTCATTCATTGCCATCACGCTGGCTTGGTACTCCTCAAAAGACCCGGTGCGCAGGACTACCTCACTGCCGAGTGCCACCTGTCCCGTTATCATTAGGGAGATCAGAACGACTGCTGCGAGCCTCTCTAAAACGCCCAAAGCTGGGTCTCCTCAAAGTTTCTGGCCATACCAGACCACCTGGCCAGGGATTGTCAGGCGGTCAAGCTGTTGGCTGTCGATGATTTCCTTAGGGTACGCGGGGTTGTGGGAAATCAACTCGATGGTTCCATCTATGCGACGGTTGATGAGCTTCACAAGCACATCGCCGTCGAGGACGATAATGTAGAAGCAACCAGATCGAACATGCTGATTGGGTCGGGTGTCCACCAGCATTAACGCCCCGTCCTTAATTATCGGGCTCCGGATTATGCTGCCAGGCCAGGCGCGGATATTGGTTCGAGAGGGTCACGACGAGACTCGTTCATCAATGCACACGAAGGTCACCCTAGACCCACCTTCGAGCGGTCGCCAGGGCTGGTTCATCATGATCGGCAGGCACTGGAATTGACCTACACAGTCGCAGGTGGAAGGAATGCCAAACGCGCCCAGGAATTAATCTTGTCAGGCAGGCAGTCAGCAGGGGACCGATTGAAGTGAATGTCATCTCGCTCGCCACCGCCGAGCAATTTGTTGACTACCTCCGACCGTCTAACGTCATGTGGTGGGACCCTAACTCGGCAAAGTATACCCATTATTTTAGGGGGCATGCCAATGCGGCGTGGCCCCTTCTTCCCAAGGGCTTGCGCCCCCTGGGCGATCACAATCCACTGACACCCCTCTACCAAGCGTTTGAGCTTCAATTTGCAAAATATGGGGTTCCCGATTTGCTCAGCCGGGATACGCCAAGTTCGCACCACGATTGGTTATCGCCCTTCCTTTGCTGGAGATATGCACTGCAAGAGGCAGTCAATCAGTTTGCCGACCTAGGAAGGCAAACGGGTCTTGAGACGCCGAGACATGTTCATCCGACGAACCTCGGGCGCGCCGAACTGCCATATTGGCCTAGTACGCCTGAGCAACCTATTTTGGCTCTTGCGCAGCATCATCGGATACCAACCGAGTTGCTCGATTGGTCCGAGGACCCCCTGACTGCCGCGTACTTCGCGCTTGGAGCAGGGGAGGACACGGACCTTTGTGTCTGGGCCC
Encoded proteins:
- a CDS encoding S24 family peptidase, which codes for MRAWPGSIIRSPIIKDGALMLVDTRPNQHVRSGCFYIIVLDGDVLVKLINRRIDGTIELISHNPAYPKEIIDSQQLDRLTIPGQVVWYGQKL
- a CDS encoding FRG domain-containing protein, which translates into the protein MWWDPNSAKYTHYFRGHANAAWPLLPKGLRPLGDHNPLTPLYQAFELQFAKYGVPDLLSRDTPSSHHDWLSPFLCWRYALQEAVNQFADLGRQTGLETPRHVHPTNLGRAELPYWPSTPEQPILALAQHHRIPTELLDWSEDPLTAAYFALGAGEDTDLCVWALQAGLSEYYIDGELRILVEKPPTAGNTNIRAQNGVFVRYYGHMTKPSHIFSGSEWLPFEAHDVFADRPTKITLPSSERDGLRGLLLAERRSAAHLMPSWDSVAETLLARWKAGSIVGQTCRCSAAGNKRGMASVHLQK